Proteins encoded within one genomic window of Bradyrhizobium sp. 186:
- the upp gene encoding uracil phosphoribosyltransferase: MEGVTVVDHPLVQHKLTLVRDKSISTKSFRELIKEIGMLLCYEVTRDLPLTDVVVDTPLARMHSAKIAGKKLVFVPMLRAGTTFVDGMMDLVPTARIAHIGLYREPHSFAAVEYFFKSPSDLSERLAIVVTPVVATANTAVAAIDRLKERGAKDIRLACLIAAPEGLERLRGLHPDVPIWTAAVDEGLDENGFILPGLGDAGDRAYGTR; this comes from the coding sequence ATGGAAGGCGTCACGGTCGTCGATCATCCGCTGGTCCAGCACAAGCTGACGCTGGTGCGGGACAAATCCATCTCGACGAAGTCGTTCCGCGAGCTGATCAAGGAGATCGGCATGCTCTTGTGCTACGAGGTGACGCGCGACCTGCCGCTCACCGACGTCGTCGTCGACACGCCGCTTGCGCGTATGCATTCGGCCAAGATCGCCGGCAAGAAGCTGGTGTTCGTCCCCATGCTGCGCGCCGGCACGACCTTCGTCGACGGCATGATGGATTTGGTGCCGACCGCGCGCATCGCGCATATCGGCCTCTATCGCGAGCCGCACAGTTTTGCAGCGGTCGAATATTTCTTCAAATCGCCGTCCGATCTTAGCGAGCGGCTCGCCATCGTCGTGACGCCGGTGGTCGCGACCGCCAACACGGCCGTGGCCGCAATCGACCGGCTCAAGGAGCGCGGCGCCAAGGATATTCGCCTGGCCTGCCTGATCGCCGCCCCGGAAGGACTCGAACGGCTGCGCGGATTGCACCCGGATGTGCCGATCTGGACAGCCGCGGTGGATGAGGGGCTCGACGAGAACGGTTTCATCCTGCCGGGCCTCGGCGATGCCGGCGACCGCGCCTACGGGACGAGGTAA